One Campylobacter concisus DNA window includes the following coding sequences:
- a CDS encoding 5'-methylthioadenosine/adenosylhomocysteine nucleosidase has product MIAILGAMQEEITPILEMVGEYRTTEYANNKFYEANYKGKDLVIAYSKIGKVNAAITATLMIEKFKASKLLFTGVAGSLDESLKIGDMLYATSLVQHDLDITAFGHPYGFVPGTSIFVKSDEGLNELAKNVASKKGMSLNSGIIATGDQFICDNEKKEWIKKIFNASATEMEGASVALVCETLGVPFFILRAISDGAGNEAEFDFDKFLQDSANVSAKFILEMVESL; this is encoded by the coding sequence ATGATAGCGATACTTGGAGCGATGCAAGAGGAGATCACGCCGATCCTTGAGATGGTTGGCGAGTATAGAACTACCGAATATGCAAATAATAAATTTTACGAGGCAAACTACAAAGGCAAAGACCTAGTCATCGCCTACTCGAAGATCGGCAAGGTAAATGCGGCGATCACTGCGACCTTGATGATAGAGAAATTTAAGGCTTCAAAACTGCTTTTTACTGGTGTTGCTGGCTCACTTGATGAGAGCTTAAAGATAGGCGATATGCTATATGCCACTAGCCTTGTGCAGCACGACCTTGACATCACGGCGTTTGGGCATCCATACGGCTTTGTGCCAGGGACTAGCATATTTGTAAAAAGCGATGAAGGTCTAAATGAGCTAGCTAAAAATGTCGCTAGCAAAAAGGGCATGAGCCTAAATTCAGGCATCATCGCAACTGGCGATCAGTTCATCTGTGACAACGAGAAAAAAGAGTGGATCAAAAAGATATTTAACGCGAGTGCTACCGAGATGGAGGGTGCGAGCGTTGCGCTAGTTTGCGAGACGCTTGGCGTGCCGTTTTTCATCCTTAGAGCCATTAGCGACGGAGCTGGCAATGAGGCTGAGTTTGACTTTGATAAATTCTTACAAGACTCAGCAAACGTCAGCGCTAAATTTATCCTAGAAATGGTGGAGAGCTTATGA
- a CDS encoding tRNA 2-thiocytidine biosynthesis TtcA family protein: MIELSKRLLRQVGQTNARYKMIEGGDKILLGLSGGKDSLALAHVLKHIQNVTPEKFEFKAVTLSYGMGEDYAYLTKHCNEHGIEHEVIDSSIFEISKEKIRKNSSFCSFFSRMRRGYLYTYALKHGFNKLAIAHHLDDAAESFFMNFTYNGALRTLAPKYKAKNGIIVIRPFIFVRERQLRENAIKNELRVVGDEACPAMRFDVKMPHARYETKQLLANLEKENPKLFTSLKAAFENIHTDTFFGINEGSEE, from the coding sequence ATGATAGAGCTTAGCAAGAGACTGCTTAGGCAAGTTGGCCAAACAAACGCTAGATATAAGATGATAGAGGGCGGAGATAAGATCTTGCTCGGTCTTAGCGGCGGCAAAGATAGCCTCGCACTCGCTCACGTGCTAAAGCACATCCAAAACGTCACACCTGAGAAATTTGAGTTTAAGGCAGTGACGCTAAGCTACGGCATGGGCGAAGACTACGCGTATCTTACCAAGCACTGCAACGAGCATGGCATAGAGCATGAGGTGATAGATAGCTCGATATTTGAGATATCAAAGGAGAAGATCCGCAAAAATTCTAGCTTTTGCAGCTTTTTCTCGCGCATGAGAAGAGGGTATCTTTACACCTATGCGCTAAAGCACGGCTTTAACAAGCTTGCGATCGCTCACCACTTGGACGACGCAGCAGAGAGCTTTTTTATGAATTTCACCTACAATGGCGCGCTTAGGACGCTTGCTCCAAAATACAAAGCAAAAAATGGCATCATTGTGATCAGGCCATTTATCTTTGTGCGTGAGAGACAGCTTCGCGAAAATGCGATCAAAAATGAGCTAAGGGTTGTTGGCGATGAGGCGTGTCCTGCGATGAGATTTGACGTGAAGATGCCACATGCTAGATATGAGACTAAGCAGCTTCTAGCAAATTTAGAGAAAGAAAATCCAAAGCTTTTTACATCACTTAAAGCAGCATTTGAAAACATCCACACAGATACATTTTTTGGTATCAACGAAGGCAGCGAAGAGTAA
- a CDS encoding SEL1-like repeat protein, translating to MKRILVLLVVLFSIGFSKDLIESGIEAYEKGDYQKAVELLKKACDSGEAMGCYNLGLLYVKGQGVKQDYQKAAQLYQKACDGGNDAGCYNLGVLYVNGLGVKQDYQKAGQLYQKACDSGNAEGCSNLGLLYDNGLGVKQDYQKAGQLYQKACDGGNDAGCYNLGVLYVNGLGVKQDYQKAVKLFKKACDSGNAYGCYNLGVSHNNGLGVKQDYQKAVKLFKKACDSGNANGCYNLGVSYNNGRGVKQDFYTAKQYYGNACDLGLQLGCDNYRKLNEKGY from the coding sequence ATGAAAAGAATTTTAGTTTTACTTGTAGTTTTATTTTCTATTGGGTTTTCCAAAGATCTTATTGAATCGGGAATAGAAGCTTACGAGAAAGGCGACTACCAAAAAGCTGTTGAACTGCTTAAAAAAGCTTGTGATAGTGGAGAGGCTATGGGTTGCTATAACTTAGGGCTTTTATATGTAAAAGGTCAAGGTGTAAAACAAGATTACCAAAAAGCCGCCCAGCTTTATCAAAAAGCTTGCGATGGTGGAAATGATGCGGGTTGCTATAACTTAGGGGTTTTATATGTAAACGGTCTAGGCGTAAAACAAGATTACCAAAAAGCTGGGCAGCTTTATCAAAAAGCTTGTGATAGTGGAAATGCTGAGGGTTGCTCTAACTTAGGGCTTTTATACGACAACGGTCTAGGTGTAAAACAAGATTACCAAAAAGCTGGGCAGCTTTATCAAAAAGCTTGCGATGGTGGAAATGATGCGGGTTGCTATAACTTAGGGGTTTTATATGTAAACGGTCTAGGCGTAAAACAAGATTACCAAAAAGCTGTTAAACTGTTTAAAAAAGCTTGTGATAGTGGAAATGCTTATGGTTGCTATAACTTAGGGGTTTCACACAACAACGGTCTAGGCGTAAAACAAGATTACCAAAAAGCTGTTAAACTGTTTAAAAAAGCTTGTGATAGTGGAAATGCTAATGGTTGCTATAACTTAGGGGTTTCATACAACAACGGTCGAGGTGTAAAACAAGATTTTTACACTGCAAAACAATATTACGGGAATGCTTGTGATTTAGGACTTCAGTTGGGATGTGATAATTACAGAAAGCTAAACGAAAAAGGCTATTAA
- a CDS encoding Cj0814 family flagellar-dependent secreted protein: MNDISILSTNVNSYTKQQHKQDRSSNFSDIFNQKTKEKSSEPSQEPAKFNYISSSQNSLISLNFNDLQAYGYTVDKASFMGADFNKAAGLPQDFKIHKSTLDEIVRYNNKTYLFTQDRSKAAFEKIDVADTTKHYYKLFKSIVGDEKDRYSEADLANLPKGFSLDTNQKTFGKNANFLKDVSLISVTNVYKTFDQFNDAKSVRDELRGFGVSHEVYELNFSKERLGTRASDEYTFNPDMSVYQADNTYSNAGVFVGFLKSFSPIASDSGETKLSVEASSYSKLMSEQSLADDMVPLSRLLKNEKMIKFILEELLKRNTHFKIRQKCW; encoded by the coding sequence ATGAATGATATTAGCATCTTAAGCACAAATGTAAATTCATATACTAAGCAACAGCACAAACAAGACAGGTCTTCAAATTTTAGTGATATCTTTAACCAAAAGACCAAAGAAAAGAGTAGTGAGCCAAGCCAAGAGCCAGCTAAATTTAACTATATCTCTTCTTCACAAAACAGCCTCATCTCATTAAATTTTAATGACCTTCAAGCTTATGGTTACACAGTAGATAAGGCTAGCTTTATGGGAGCTGACTTTAACAAAGCAGCAGGCTTACCACAGGACTTTAAAATCCATAAAAGCACGCTTGATGAGATAGTTAGATACAACAACAAAACATATCTCTTTACGCAAGATAGAAGCAAGGCTGCCTTTGAAAAGATAGACGTAGCTGATACTACAAAGCACTACTATAAACTTTTTAAAAGCATTGTAGGTGATGAAAAAGATAGATATAGCGAAGCTGATCTAGCAAATTTACCAAAAGGCTTTAGCTTGGATACCAACCAAAAAACATTTGGTAAAAATGCAAATTTCTTAAAAGATGTGAGCCTAATATCTGTTACAAATGTATATAAAACATTTGATCAATTTAACGATGCAAAGAGCGTTAGAGATGAGCTTAGAGGCTTTGGAGTAAGCCACGAGGTCTATGAGCTAAATTTTAGCAAAGAGCGTCTTGGCACAAGAGCCAGTGATGAATATACATTCAATCCAGATATGTCGGTATATCAAGCAGATAATACTTATAGCAATGCTGGTGTATTTGTGGGATTTTTAAAGAGCTTTAGTCCTATCGCTAGTGATAGTGGCGAGACGAAGCTTAGCGTGGAGGCAAGCTCTTACTCAAAGCTAATGAGTGAGCAAAGCCTAGCTGATGATATGGTGCCTCTCTCAAGGCTTTTAAAAAATGAGAAGATGATCAAATTTATTTTAGAAGAGTTACTAAAAAGAAATACTCACTTCAAAATACGGCAAAAGTGCTGGTGA
- a CDS encoding TonB C-terminal domain-containing protein, producing MPNKVKFPTLSSFFVAFCIYIIIVLALFIKLTFFSEPPKKYTDDKDAIMDVVMVDREVDQTIKAPKQAKEVVKETKPEPKKESEEDKQETTNKPVVPDEPLPTPSLPTPPKEEPKPEPKKPEPKPEIPKPSEEPKEDVKPEPKPEPKPTPKPVEKPKPKEPNIKDLFSDIDSTKLKKDDGIKKAENKVQSRKKSEASSSKAAKEASDIIKSLKIDQNPTAPKSQMTGTYDPLMGAITKQIQRRWQSYKADSANLAKVKVMIDQSGNFSYEILELSYNEEFNAKVRECLEKLTAEKFPFNPDKSTTFNLNLEDKIN from the coding sequence ATGCCTAATAAAGTTAAATTTCCAACGCTTAGTTCGTTTTTTGTAGCGTTTTGTATTTACATTATCATTGTGCTTGCTTTGTTTATAAAGCTTACTTTTTTTAGCGAACCTCCTAAAAAATATACTGATGACAAAGATGCTATTATGGATGTAGTTATGGTTGATAGAGAAGTTGATCAAACCATAAAAGCACCAAAACAAGCAAAAGAGGTCGTAAAAGAGACAAAACCAGAACCTAAAAAAGAGTCAGAAGAAGATAAACAAGAGACTACAAATAAACCTGTTGTGCCAGATGAGCCATTACCAACCCCAAGCTTGCCAACTCCTCCAAAAGAAGAGCCAAAACCTGAGCCTAAAAAACCAGAACCAAAACCTGAAATCCCAAAACCTAGTGAAGAGCCTAAAGAGGATGTCAAGCCAGAGCCAAAACCAGAGCCTAAACCTACGCCAAAGCCAGTTGAAAAGCCAAAACCAAAAGAGCCAAATATAAAAGATCTCTTTAGTGACATAGACTCGACTAAGCTTAAAAAAGATGATGGTATAAAAAAGGCTGAAAATAAAGTGCAAAGCCGCAAAAAAAGCGAGGCTTCTAGCTCAAAAGCTGCAAAAGAGGCTAGCGACATAATTAAGAGTTTAAAGATAGATCAAAACCCAACAGCTCCAAAGTCACAAATGACCGGCACTTATGATCCATTGATGGGAGCCATAACAAAACAAATTCAAAGAAGATGGCAAAGCTATAAAGCTGACTCTGCAAACCTTGCCAAAGTAAAAGTCATGATAGATCAGAGTGGAAATTTCAGCTATGAAATTTTAGAGCTATCATATAATGAAGAGTTTAATGCAAAGGTTAGAGAGTGTCTGGAAAAGCTTACTGCAGAGAAATTTCCATTTAATCCAGACAAAAGTACTACTTTTAATTTAAATTTAGAAGATAAAATAAACTAA
- a CDS encoding Cj0814 family flagellar-dependent secreted protein encodes MSIFSVSTQKYSSVATEAKARKLQKEQSESVKFQNALANNEKIKDIAQNLQRLELTKDTQQSIYSVKFKDKNELAYQSDNAGFMDANFNKAAGLPQDFKLHKSTIKEFLNFATKQNNINSVLYSNASGKLFDNDVFENIDIADTIGQYYAIFSQVMGKSLNKDSFTDSDIANLPKGYISQGMKGIDFNADLSDRSNIDFLNSRKNEVVTNIFSSEDEMKLASNLRNYLAKIGFIKR; translated from the coding sequence ATGAGCATTTTTAGTGTTAGCACGCAAAAGTATAGCTCAGTAGCTACTGAGGCAAAAGCAAGGAAACTTCAAAAAGAGCAGTCCGAAAGTGTCAAATTTCAAAACGCTCTTGCAAATAATGAAAAAATAAAAGACATTGCACAAAATTTACAAAGACTTGAGCTTACAAAAGATACACAGCAAAGCATTTATAGCGTGAAATTTAAAGATAAAAATGAGCTAGCTTATCAAAGCGACAATGCTGGCTTTATGGACGCTAACTTTAATAAAGCAGCCGGCTTGCCACAGGACTTTAAGCTTCACAAAAGCACGATAAAAGAATTTCTAAACTTCGCAACAAAGCAAAATAACATAAATAGTGTCCTTTACAGCAACGCAAGCGGCAAGCTTTTTGACAATGACGTCTTTGAAAATATCGACATTGCAGACACGATAGGTCAGTATTACGCTATTTTTTCTCAGGTAATGGGTAAGAGTTTAAACAAAGATAGTTTTACAGATAGCGACATAGCAAATTTGCCAAAAGGCTACATCTCGCAAGGTATGAAAGGCATCGATTTTAACGCAGATTTGAGCGATAGATCAAATATTGACTTTTTAAATAGTCGCAAAAACGAGGTCGTGACAAACATCTTTAGTAGCGAAGATGAGATGAAGCTCGCATCAAATTTAAGGAACTATCTAGCAAAGATAGGCTTTATAAAAAGGTAG
- a CDS encoding tetratricopeptide repeat protein, whose amino-acid sequence MNKKIIIAALLGAAFSISSAQEVSAFDAGNMDSANPYGLTDDEKATLSNKRSVQNIEENMDNVSEQLQGLQSLIESMSARMNKLEQRMNDIETKVNGGISDSGVSLTSLKAYVDETRDIQDKNYKNITAALNKLGAIMDKNAAQPKQNANPKQQNKPTSNFSGKSDKDILADGIKLLNSGNSTEAAEYFEYLNKKGYKTGASNYYLGEVAYSQKSYSTAIQYYKKSIQSEDKADYTPKLLYHTAISFDKIGDTQSANRFYKALKVGYPDSKEAKAAPNRN is encoded by the coding sequence ATGAATAAAAAAATAATCATTGCGGCTCTTCTTGGAGCCGCTTTCTCTATAAGTTCAGCTCAAGAAGTTTCGGCATTTGACGCAGGTAATATGGATAGCGCAAATCCATATGGACTAACAGATGATGAAAAGGCAACTCTAAGCAATAAAAGAAGTGTTCAAAATATTGAAGAAAACATGGATAATGTTTCAGAACAACTTCAAGGTTTGCAAAGCTTGATCGAGAGCATGAGTGCTAGGATGAACAAGCTTGAGCAAAGAATGAACGATATCGAAACCAAAGTCAATGGTGGTATAAGCGATTCTGGTGTAAGTTTGACATCATTAAAAGCTTATGTTGATGAGACTAGAGATATACAAGATAAAAACTATAAAAATATTACTGCTGCCTTAAATAAATTAGGCGCGATAATGGATAAAAACGCTGCTCAACCAAAGCAAAATGCAAATCCAAAACAACAAAATAAGCCAACTTCAAATTTTAGTGGCAAAAGCGACAAGGACATTTTAGCTGATGGCATTAAGCTTTTAAATTCTGGCAATAGCACAGAAGCAGCTGAGTATTTTGAATATTTAAACAAAAAAGGCTATAAAACTGGTGCTTCAAATTATTATCTAGGTGAAGTTGCTTATAGTCAAAAATCATACAGTACAGCCATACAATACTATAAAAAAAGTATACAAAGTGAAGATAAGGCTGACTACACTCCAAAACTTTTGTATCACACAGCTATAAGCTTTGATAAGATCGGTGATACTCAAAGTGCCAACAGGTTTTATAAGGCTTTAAAAGTAGGCTATCCAGATAGCAAAGAAGCCAAAGCCGCTCCTAACAGAAACTAA
- a CDS encoding FKBP-type peptidyl-prolyl cis-trans isomerase, with protein sequence MIVSKDQVITMFYELKDANTGEILESNMQEGGQISFITGHGHIIEKLEEEVSKLKSGDKATINIKAAEGCGEYNKDAIQSLPKEQFAGIDLHEGMELFGQNEDGSSVRVIVKEIKDDEVTVDFNHPYAGKDLLFNVEILEVRDATEDEKATGMVAGAHTCGCGGHDHDHEHECCGGHGHGEGGCGCGGHGHHHH encoded by the coding sequence ATTATTGTGAGTAAAGATCAAGTTATAACTATGTTTTATGAGCTAAAAGACGCTAATACTGGCGAAATTTTAGAGTCAAATATGCAAGAAGGTGGTCAAATTTCTTTTATTACAGGGCATGGCCACATTATAGAAAAGCTTGAAGAAGAAGTTAGCAAACTAAAATCAGGTGACAAAGCTACTATAAACATTAAAGCTGCTGAGGGTTGTGGCGAATACAATAAAGATGCCATCCAATCACTTCCAAAAGAGCAATTTGCTGGCATAGACCTACATGAAGGCATGGAGCTTTTTGGTCAAAATGAAGATGGCTCAAGCGTTCGTGTCATCGTTAAAGAGATCAAAGATGACGAAGTAACAGTTGATTTTAACCACCCATACGCTGGCAAAGACTTGCTGTTTAATGTTGAAATTTTAGAAGTTAGAGACGCTACTGAAGATGAAAAAGCAACTGGCATGGTAGCAGGCGCTCACACTTGCGGTTGTGGCGGACATGATCATGATCACGAGCATGAGTGCTGCGGTGGTCACGGACATGGCGAAGGTGGTTGCGGTTGCGGTGGTCACGGACATCACCACCACTAA
- a CDS encoding OmpA family protein, with amino-acid sequence MKKVVLASVAVATLLLSGCSSKNPEVDMNANSNQSADNSGSMSDADRLAALIANIESQVKSVYFDFDKFNIKADQQGVVSSNASVFNQADAQALSIKVEGNCDEWGTDEYNYALGLKRAKSAKDALVRNGVSADRIAVVSFGESNPVCTDKTKACDAQNRRADFKVLP; translated from the coding sequence ATGAAAAAAGTAGTTCTAGCAAGTGTTGCAGTTGCAACTTTATTGTTGAGCGGTTGTAGCTCTAAAAACCCTGAAGTTGATATGAATGCAAATTCAAATCAATCTGCAGATAACTCAGGTAGCATGAGTGATGCTGATAGATTAGCAGCTCTTATCGCTAACATCGAGAGCCAAGTTAAAAGTGTATACTTTGACTTTGATAAATTTAATATCAAAGCTGACCAACAAGGTGTTGTTAGCTCAAATGCATCAGTATTTAACCAAGCTGACGCTCAAGCTCTTTCTATAAAAGTAGAAGGTAACTGCGACGAGTGGGGTACAGATGAGTATAACTATGCTCTTGGTCTAAAACGTGCTAAAAGTGCTAAAGATGCTCTTGTAAGAAATGGCGTTAGCGCTGATAGAATCGCTGTAGTAAGCTTTGGCGAAAGCAACCCAGTTTGTACAGACAAAACAAAAGCTTGCGACGCTCAAAACAGACGTGCAGATTTCAAAGTACTTCCTTAA
- the fabD gene encoding ACP S-malonyltransferase — protein MKKFAFIFAGQGSQNIGMGKEFYENFSSAKLLLNDACNDTGIDFEELLFTQNDKLDKTEFTQPAIVLNSLMSYLAFSERIKAKPEFSLGHSLGEFTALAVSGAFSFVEAIRLVNLRGKFMQEACVGKDAGMMVVLGLSDEVVEEICKEAQDEGLQIYAANYNCDGQIVVAGVRADLAKYETKFKEAGAKRAMLLNMSVASHCPILEPASVKLANELEGILAANFAPVVSNVNAKIYTDKNEALVLLKEQLTHPVRYKQSIKNYENEVDCFIELGAATLKGINKKITEKPTYSVTDMASLEEVVKILEER, from the coding sequence ATGAAAAAATTTGCTTTTATTTTTGCGGGTCAAGGCTCGCAAAATATTGGTATGGGAAAAGAATTTTATGAAAATTTCTCTTCGGCAAAACTTCTATTAAATGACGCTTGCAACGACACAGGCATTGACTTTGAAGAGCTTTTATTTACTCAAAACGACAAGCTAGATAAGACAGAATTTACTCAGCCAGCTATCGTTTTAAACTCGCTTATGAGCTATCTAGCTTTTAGTGAGCGCATAAAGGCTAAGCCAGAGTTTAGCCTAGGTCACTCGCTAGGAGAATTTACAGCTCTTGCAGTTAGTGGTGCGTTTAGCTTTGTTGAAGCGATTAGACTTGTAAATTTACGTGGTAAATTTATGCAAGAAGCCTGCGTTGGCAAAGATGCTGGCATGATGGTGGTGCTTGGACTTAGCGATGAAGTCGTTGAGGAGATTTGTAAAGAAGCACAGGATGAGGGACTGCAAATTTACGCTGCGAACTACAACTGCGATGGTCAGATAGTTGTAGCTGGCGTGAGGGCTGACCTTGCTAAATACGAGACAAAATTTAAAGAAGCAGGTGCAAAAAGAGCGATGCTTTTAAATATGTCAGTAGCTAGCCACTGCCCGATACTTGAGCCAGCTAGTGTTAAACTAGCAAACGAGCTTGAGGGCATTTTGGCTGCAAATTTTGCCCCAGTCGTTTCAAACGTAAATGCAAAAATTTACACCGATAAAAATGAAGCATTAGTTCTTTTAAAAGAGCAGCTAACGCATCCAGTTCGCTATAAGCAAAGCATCAAAAACTACGAAAACGAGGTTGATTGCTTTATCGAGCTTGGTGCTGCGACACTAAAAGGCATAAACAAAAAGATCACAGAAAAACCGACATACAGCGTCACTGACATGGCGAGCCTTGAAGAGGTTGTGAAGATTTTGGAGGAGAGATGA
- a CDS encoding biopolymer transporter ExbD, whose amino-acid sequence MALKFDDETPELNITPLVDIMLVLLAILMVTMPTITYQEDITLPDGSKAKTSTSKQKDLIVSINAQGQVRIDQSTMSLAELPDNIALMSAKYDKTSPIYIKADKNLKYDDVMFVLKTLKGAGFNKVALETNG is encoded by the coding sequence ATGGCTCTTAAATTTGACGACGAAACACCAGAGTTAAACATAACGCCTCTTGTTGATATCATGCTTGTTTTGTTGGCTATTTTAATGGTTACAATGCCAACTATAACATATCAAGAAGATATAACATTGCCAGATGGCTCAAAGGCAAAAACATCTACGTCTAAACAAAAAGATCTTATAGTCTCTATAAATGCACAAGGACAAGTTAGAATAGATCAAAGTACAATGAGCCTTGCTGAACTTCCAGATAACATTGCACTAATGAGTGCAAAATATGACAAAACCTCGCCTATATACATAAAGGCTGATAAAAATTTAAAATACGATGATGTTATGTTTGTATTAAAGACTTTAAAAGGTGCTGGTTTTAATAAAGTAGCTTTAGAGACAAACGGTTAA
- the tolB gene encoding Tol-Pal system protein TolB: protein MKKIFLFLCVALGLYAADATISVINQGVALPKIALQDATTAVSDAGFKDKFFKIMLGDLKVSSDFEVIEDHVPSTYEGTAATNTMSDKGVELIFRYALEGSMGSPLTLRVKLIDAKTATTRYERVYNMPDGAKYPFLAHKSIVELTNELNLPPVGWMEKFIILAKYTSARQSSIIVADYTLTYQKTIVSGGLNIFPKWAGADQSKFYYTSYVNNRPTLFRYDLNSGTKTKIIDSMGMLIASDVSKDGSKILLTMAPKDQPDIFIYNTGSKNLTQITNYPGIDVNGNFVDNDSRIVFVSDRLGYPNIFATPATSGGSVEQMVFHGKNNNSVSTFENYVVYSSREASGGFNIYLISTQTDFIRQLTANGKNNYPRFSSDGQSVVFIKELGGQSSLGVVRLNENRSFQFPLKVGKIQSIDW, encoded by the coding sequence ATGAAGAAAATTTTTCTTTTTTTGTGCGTTGCTCTAGGGCTTTATGCTGCTGATGCGACGATATCTGTTATCAACCAAGGTGTTGCTTTGCCAAAGATAGCTTTGCAAGATGCAACTACAGCTGTTAGTGATGCAGGCTTTAAAGATAAATTCTTTAAGATCATGCTAGGTGACTTGAAAGTTAGCTCAGACTTTGAGGTTATCGAAGATCATGTGCCTTCAACCTATGAGGGAACAGCAGCTACAAATACAATGAGCGACAAAGGTGTTGAGCTTATCTTTAGATATGCTCTTGAGGGTTCTATGGGCTCACCTCTTACTTTAAGAGTAAAACTCATCGATGCTAAAACTGCAACTACAAGGTATGAGAGAGTATATAACATGCCTGATGGCGCGAAGTATCCGTTTTTGGCACACAAAAGTATAGTTGAGCTAACAAATGAGCTAAATTTACCACCAGTTGGCTGGATGGAGAAATTTATCATCCTAGCAAAATACACTTCGGCTCGCCAAAGCTCTATTATAGTGGCTGATTACACACTTACGTATCAAAAGACGATCGTAAGCGGCGGTCTAAATATCTTCCCTAAATGGGCAGGCGCTGATCAGAGTAAATTTTACTATACATCTTATGTAAATAATAGACCAACTTTGTTTAGATATGATCTAAATTCAGGCACTAAAACAAAGATAATAGATAGTATGGGTATGCTTATAGCATCTGATGTTAGCAAAGATGGAAGTAAAATTCTATTAACTATGGCTCCAAAAGATCAACCAGATATTTTCATCTATAATACAGGTAGCAAAAATTTAACTCAGATCACAAACTATCCAGGCATTGATGTAAATGGAAATTTCGTAGATAATGACAGTAGGATAGTTTTTGTCTCAGATAGACTTGGATATCCAAACATCTTTGCAACACCTGCAACTTCAGGCGGAAGTGTTGAGCAAATGGTGTTTCATGGCAAAAATAATAACTCAGTAAGCACTTTTGAAAACTATGTAGTTTATTCAAGTAGAGAGGCTAGTGGTGGCTTTAATATCTATCTAATCTCAACTCAAACTGATTTTATTCGCCAGCTTACAGCAAATGGTAAAAATAACTATCCAAGATTTTCAAGTGATGGTCAAAGTGTTGTTTTTATCAAAGAACTTGGCGGTCAAAGCTCGCTTGGCGTTGTTAGATTAAATGAGAACAGGAGTTTCCAATTTCCACTAAAAGTAGGTAAAATTCAATCTATTGATTGGTAA